Proteins encoded together in one Anopheles darlingi chromosome 3, idAnoDarlMG_H_01, whole genome shotgun sequence window:
- the LOC125956818 gene encoding monocyte to macrophage differentiation factor produces the protein MQDGLISRTGASIYAGGSYTASLGNGASEGYAKPTTTGSSGSGQQQFSPSKCFPTRSSPTHSAGRTNEFKLCGYDGSNNAGITGSGSGGAIGSMSSLIDEGGSSGGGIGLATKADIFGVLEFWLKLRHDLRTLPWEQLRAVKLKNPRAARGCAYIPTEVEHIANVLTHGMWVLPSIYGGFHLYWRSYTIAQTLAAIIYGISLSMLFLVSTCFHCVCYCNHDRPMKDVLHRCDRAMIYIFIAGSYYPWLSLGHTTHPDIVSVVKWIVWVMAVLGIIYQQMYHERYKCLETFFYVVIGVGPSLVIVLWGHEFTGMAELKFGGILYIVGILFFKADGLIPFAHAIWHMFVVIAACVHYFAILTHLFPVLPPVIPNEVDGLSEL, from the exons ATGCAGGATGGACTCATCTCCCGGACCGGAGCATCGATCTACGCCGGCGGCAGTTATACGGCGAGCCTCGGTAATGGCGCCAGTGAAGGCTACGCAAAGCCGACGACCACCggtagcagtggcagtgggCAGCAACAGTTTTCACCGAGCAAATGCTTTCCCACACGATCCTCCCCAACCCACTCAGCGGGACGGACGAATGAGTTCAAACTGTGTGGCTACGATGGCAGCAACAATGCTGGTATCACTGGTTCAGGCAGTGGTGGCGCGATCGGTTCTATGAGCTCGTTGATCGATGAAGGTGGTTCCAGCGGTGGGGGTATTGGACTAGCGACCAAAGCCGACATCTTTGGTGTGCTAGAGTTCTGGCTTAAGCTGCGGCACGATCTCCGAACGCTACCTTGGGAACAGCTAAGGGCGGTTAAGCTCAAAAACCCTCGTGCCGCACGAGGTTGTGCCTACATTCCGACGGAG GTTGAACACATAGCGAACGTGCTCACACATGGTATGTGGGTTCTACCTTCCATCTATGGTGGGTTTCATCTGTATTGGCGGAGCTATACGATCGCCCAAACACTGGCGGCCATCATTTACGGTATCTCGCTATCGATGCTGTTCCTCGTGTCCACCTGCTTTCACTGTGTGTGCTACTGCAACCATGATCGCCCTATGAAGGATGTACTACATCGGTGTGATCGCGCAATGATTTATATCTTCATTGCCGGATCGTACTATCCCTGGTTAAGTCttggccacaccacacacccggACATCGTTTCCGTTGTTAAGTGGATCGTTTGGGTGATGGCAGTTCTTGGTATCATTTACCAACAA ATGTATCACGAACGGTATAAATGCTTGGAAACATTCTTCTACGTCGTCATCGGAGTCGGTCCATCACTTGTGATCGTGCTCTGGGGCCATGAGTTTACCGGGATGGCCGAGCTAAAGTTCGGTGGTATACTGTACATAGTGGGAATATTGTTTTTCAAAGCCGATGGACTGATTCCATTCGCTCATGCCATCTGGCATATGTTCGTCGTGATTGCGGCATGCGTGCATTACTTTGCCATCCTGACACATCTCTTTCCCGTATTACCGCCAGTGATCCCAAACGAGGTAGACGGTTTGAGCGAGCTGTAA
- the LOC125958118 gene encoding uncharacterized protein LOC125958118, with product MDRSTQQQRKKRRESKRKPGQKPKKPSSRSDESLHPSYTNLQPPYAAVCRQRYHDSLVEYEKQFNRELKSLELMQNSAYDSMRFHRHFAITTLWPPLHTRKEIEFVLDKFFRHSERQTRRLHDIMKAPVY from the exons ATGGACCGTagtacgcagcagcagcgcaagaaGCGACGCGAATCGAAGCGTAAGCCAGGTCAGAAACCAAAGAAACCCAGTTCCCGGTCTGATGAGTCTTTACATCCGAGCTACACGAACCTGCAGCCACCATA CGCCGCCGTCTGTCGCCAACGATACCATGACAGCCTGGTGGAGTACGAGAAACAGTTTAACCGCGAGCTGAAAAGTCTGGAACTGATGCAGAATTCGGCCTACGATTCCATGCGTTTCCATAG ACACTTTGCCATTACGACACTCTGGCCACCGCTCCACACTCGCAAGGAGATCGAGTTTGTTCTAGATAAGTTTTTCCGCCACTCGGAACGGCAAACACGCCGTCTGCACGACATCATGAAGGCACCCGTATACTGA
- the LOC125955552 gene encoding cilia- and flagella-associated protein 20-like yields MFRHSFQHKFVTVYSSIGSKPLAIWDVRTKNGHVRRLTDEDLNSLVLEVMGVNVATTYITAPCAPCPSLSIKLPFLVMLLKNLKKYFSFEVQILDDRKSLRRLRFSNYQSETRVDCFSITMPLSLVPNWNQVQLNLADFTRRAYGTNYVEAVRLQLHANVRVKTIYFSDRLYTQDDTPADLRLVRPIPRLIKMRVPAGMATGRLGKVPDEPVESVRPTTPEAEEAPATSSEPVEDPTTPPETEETPAMLPDEEVQEEPVEATE; encoded by the exons ATGTTCCGTCACAGTTTTCAGCATAAATTCGTGACTGTATACAGCAGTATTGGCAGCAAACCGCTGGCCATCTGGGACGTGCGTACAAAGAATGGCCACGTGCGACGGCTGACCGATGAAGATCTGAACTCGCTGGTACTGGAAGTGATGGGGGTGAATGTGGCCACCACATACATCACGGCACCATGTGCCCCGTGCCCTTCACTTAGTATCAAGCTACCTTTCCTGGTaatgttgttgaaaaatttgaagaaatattTCTCTTTCGAAGTACAG ATACTGGACGATCGGAAGTCTCTGCGAAGGTTGCGCTTCTCGAACTACCAGAGCGAAACGCGTGTCGACTGTTTCAGCATTACGATGCCCCTATCGCTGGTGCCGAACTGGAACCAGGTGCAGCTCAATCTGGCCGATTTTACGCGACGTGCCTACGGTACGAATTACGTTGAGGCGGTACGTCTTCAGCTGCATGCGAACGTGCGCGTGAAAACCATCTACTTCAGCGATCGGTTGTACACTCAGGACGACACACCGGCCGACCTTCGGTTAGTGCGACCGATCCCTAGGTTGATTAAGATGCGGGTACCGGCCGGCATGGCAACCGGTAGGCTGGGCAAGGTACCCGATGAGCCGGTTGAATCGGTACGACCTACGACgccggaagcagaagaagctccTGCTACATCATCAGAACCAGTGGAGGAtccaaccacaccaccggaAACAGAGGAGACTCCTGCTATGCTGCCAGATGAGGAAG